Proteins encoded in a region of the Anopheles aquasalis chromosome 2, idAnoAquaMG_Q_19, whole genome shotgun sequence genome:
- the LOC126581160 gene encoding probable RNA-binding protein CG14230, which yields MAKSFRLFVGNIPQGTSEEELRTEFGAYGVVESVEVKTKPNALSGAADTFGFVSLKTEDRIVSQCIKEFREQKYKGTFLNVSRAKESFLDRLKREREEAGAQKQIKSEATSTVEQSNDTKPSKADREELPTLPSLGQPGESSSSESSDSDSDEEEEPTKKTSAPTAGPGSNKKEEPELVKKWNQETYIEHGKLKIVPITGQVKEVIDRSKTHKTRSADGKQLSEKARIADEKRKQGLTKLSSAYEQQKLAIKNALSGEGLGSKRKIAFSDDEAEDGSRAGKRKLALFDGDEDGDGDDDGFEGNFKVRKQLSGQEGQKLYEMQTAYQGDNRFRLDDRFLDKDAVKKDDQAKSKKNKVAEKERLKQLEILSNVTGKPIASDKRNEQRNAPQMQRFDPSQRNELEHEPSEDNRSKLSTIKQAERRENDYKVTDEKFYKVSDNLTGLLTGASGESNGQGGGGFSLLSMFGKASTAADDDVESNQQEQYTRGDRPKDSGARFKHESSESEEEPEENGDQRVDDKIHDDEVTKNIAQRKAGYYSRQGIWKEKFFFLPNDSRFDDGRKFFGILLSTQNVPQPTGDGKAAANGNAERKELAVDDLKKIYKKRRQREGKNMKMKSKLGFKVMTRGNVKK from the exons ATGGCGAAATCGTTCCGGTTGTTCGTTGGAAATATCCCTCAAGGGACGAGCGAGGAGGAATTGAGGACCGAGTTTGGTGCCTACGGAGTTGTAGAATCGGTGGAGGTCAAGACAAAACCCAACGCCCTCAGCGGAGCCGCGGAtacgtttggttttgtgtcgCTGAAGACGGAAGACCGGATCGTGTCCCAGT GCATCAAGGAATTCCGCGAACAGAAATATAAAGGCACATTTTTGAATGTATCCAGAGCGAAGGAATCGTTCCTCGATCGGTTGAAACGTGAGCGAGAAGAAGCGGGAGCTCAGAAGCAGATCAAAAGTGAAGCCACTTCCACCGTTGAACAGTCAAATGATACGAAACCGAGCAAAGCCGACCGCGAAGAACTCCCTACACTGCCCAGTTTGGGACAGCCAGGTGAAAGCAGCTCCTCGGAAAGCTCGGATTCCGAtagcgatgaggaggaggaacctACGAAGAAAACAAGTGCTCCTACTGCTGGTCcgggcagcaacaaaaaggaagaaccgGAGCTGGTGAAAAAGTGGAACCAAGAAACGTACATCGAGCACGGAAAGCTGAAGATCGTCCCCATCACGGGGCAAGTGAAGGAAGTGATCGATCGCTCAAAGACGCACAAAACCCGATCAGCAGATGGCAAGCAGTTGAGCGAGAAGGCGCGCATAGCGGATGAGAAGCGGAAGCAGGGTCTTACGAAACTGAGCTCGGCCTATGAGCAGCAAAAGCTGGCGATCAAGAATGCCTTATCAGGTGAGGGATTGGGCAGCAAGCGGAAAATTGCATTCAGTGACGATGAAGCTGAAGACGGGTCGCGCGCTGGCAAACGCAAGCTCGCTTTATTCGATGGAGACGAAGACGGAGATGGggacgatgatggtttcgAGGGAAACTTTAAAGTACGCAAGCAGCTATCGGGACAGGAAGGCCAGAAGCTGTATGAAATGCAAACAGCCTATCAAGGGGACAACCGCTTTCGCCTCGATGATCGCTTTTTGGATAAGGACGCGGTTAAAAAGGACGATCAGGCAAAGTCCAAAAAGAACAAAGTTGCGGAAAAAGAGCGTCTCAAACAGTTGGAGATTCTATCGAATGTGACCGGAAAGCCCATTGCTAGCGACAAGCGTAACGAGCA GCGTAATGCACCGCAGATGCAACGGTTCGATCCATCGCAGAGGAACGAGTTGGAACATGAACCATCGGAGGATAATCGAAGCAAACTGTCTACGATCAAACAGGCGGAACGTCGCGAGAATGATTACAAAGTAACGGATGAAAAGTTTTACAAAGTGTCGGATAACCTCACCGGTCTACTAACGGGTGCTTCCGGTGAAAGTAACGGACAAGGCGGAGGAGGATTCAGTCTTCTGTCCATGTTTGGCAAGGCTTCCACGGCGGCGGACGATGATGTCGAAAGCAATCAACAGGAACAGTACACGAGGGGCGACCGTCCGAAGGATAGCGGTGCACGGTTTAAGCACGAATCGTccgaaagtgaagaagaaccCGAAGAGAATGGGGATCAACGAGTGGATGATAAGATACATGATGACGAGGTGACCAAAAACATTGCCCAACGGAAGGCTGGATACTATTCGCGGCAGGGTatttggaaggaaaagtttttcttccttcccaaCGATTCTCGATTCGATG ATGGACGAAAGTTCTTTGGCATCCTTCTTTCTACCCAAAACGTGCCACAACCCACCGGTGACGGAAAGGCAGCGGCGAATGGAAATGCTGAGCGAAAGGAGCTTGCTGTGGACGACCTCAagaaaatctacaaaaaacGTCGACAACGGGAgggtaaaaatatgaaaatgaaatcaaagcTTGGGTTCAAAGTGATGACCCGaggaaatgtgaaaaaataa
- the LOC126571919 gene encoding carboxypeptidase Q-like — translation MRSLPKVLFGVVVAVLVSSPQLTAAQELQCDLSRSLRREIQSYQPVVDRIFEQIVSGEFAGKTWDSLREFTDAFGPRLTGSKQLEDAIDFAVARMKDEGLENVHTEEAIVPHWVRGREWAELVAPIRKDLPMLGLGLSVGTPPEGIVAEVIAVETFEEFEKLPNRYVRGKIVVFAPEWTGYGPTGRYRYESASTAAKKGAAAVLIRSMTPFSIGTPHTGALRYEEGVRKIPAAAITVEDAMFLLRKYRRGDRMSIHLKMDATNLDPTISRNAVGELQGSVYKNTSVVVVSGHMDSWDVGTGASDDAGGVFISWKAITFLKAMGLRPRRTIRAVYWTAEEQGLVGVGAYERQHATEEKEEFNVFFESDSGTFEPLGLDFSGNSEAQCIFAEIAKLMKGFEQFTYTTGVVSSDIGNWLERGFPGVSLRNKNENYFWYHHSHGDTIELENPADLDRSTALWAATAYVIADLSIDIPKDVTDYTD, via the exons ATGCGTTCGCTGCCTAAGGTACTAtttggtgtggtggttgcggttttgGTTTCTTCACCGCAGTTAACGGCTGCGCAAGAGTTGCAATGTGATCTTTCTAGAAGCCTGCGTAGGGAAATTCAGAGCTATCAACCGGTGGTTGATCGTATATTCGAGCAAATAGTTTCGGGTGAGTTTGCTGGCAAAACGTGGGACAGTTTGCGCGAGTTTACGGATGCATTCGGACCGCGGCTGACCGGCAGCAAGCAGCTGGAAGATGCGATCGACTTTGCAGTGGCACGTATGAAGGATGAGGGGCTCGAAAATGTGCACACCGAGGAAGCTATTGTACCGCATTGGGTTCGAGGTCGCGAATGGGCCGAGTTGGTTGCGCCAATTCGTAAGGATCTGCCCATGCTGGGTCTTGGCCTTTCCGTTGGTACTCCTCCCGAGGGCATCGTGGCGGAGGTGATTGCAGTGGAAACGTTCGAAGAGTTCGAAAAACTTCCGAATCGCTATGTGCGTGGAAAGATTGTTGTATTTGCCCCAGAATGGACAGGCTATGGGCCTACGGGACGCTACCGGTACGAGTCTGCTTCAACGGCCGCCAAaaagggagcagcagccgtacTTATCCGATCGATGACCCCGTTTTCCATCGGAACACCACACACTGGAGCGCTCCGATACGAGGAGGGTGTTAGAAAGATACCAGCGGCCGCTATCACCGTGGAGGATGCCATGTTCCTGTTGCGTAAATATCGTCGTGGCGATCGTATGTCGATTCATCTCAAAATGGATGCAACCAATTTGGATCCAACGATTTCGCGAAATGCCGTTGGTGAACTGCAGGGTTCGGTGTACAAGAATACCTCGGTTGTGGTCGTTTCCGGTCACATGGACAGCTGGGACGTGGGAACTGGCGCCTCGGATGATGCTGGAGGTGTATTCATTTCATGGAAAGCCATCACCTTCCTGAAGGCGATGGGATTACGTCCAAGGCGTACGATAAGAGCAGTGTACTGGACGGCCGAGGAGCAAGGATTGGTGGGAGTGGGTGCTTACGAGCGTCAGCATGCgacggaggaaaaggaagagtttAACGTATTTTTCGAATCGGACTCTGGTACGTTCGAACCGTTGGGACTAGATTTTTCCGGCAACAGCGAAGCTCAATGCATTTTTGCAGAAATTGCAAA GCTTATGAAGGGGTTTGAGCAATTTACGTACACTACCGGCGTTGTCAGCTCCGACATTGGGAATTGGCTGGAACGCGGTTTCCCGGGCGTTTCACTCcgtaacaaaaatgaaaactattTCTG GTACCATCACAGCCACGGCGATACCATAGAGCTAGAGAATCCGGCGGATTTGGATAGAAGCACCGCATTATGGGCAGCTACGGCCTATGTTATCGCCGATTTGAGCATCGATATTCCGAAGGATGTAACCGATTACACTGATTGA
- the LOC126570139 gene encoding carboxypeptidase Q-like, with product MACTRPFGDTQQIITRFALVLSLLSCWVAWAQAGIADNRIDRFGKDSNGVCQLPDALVAEIRGYQPIVNKIVDKIVNGEFAGQTWDDLAELVDTFGSRIAGSEQLEKAIDYVVERMKADGLENVHTENASVPHWVRGYENAELVKPFHKGLPLLGLGSTVGTPRGGIIAEVLAVESFKEFETIPPEQVKGKIVVFAPKWESYGRTVVYRSQAASVAARKGAVAALVRSITPFSIGSPHTGQQHYQEDVKKIPVACITVEDAMMLLRKYRRGDKMEIHLEMADRPMEPVISRNTIGELLGTTYTNTSVVVVSGHLDSWDVGVGAMDDGGGALISWKAISFLKAMGLRPRRTIRAILWTGEEEGLYGGAAYKEGHKAQEEKEFNFFFESDIGTFEPRGLDFVGNTDAECIFREIVKLMSPLNATEFATPTDGGPDISHWTTRGFPGASLLNKNEKYFWFHHSAGDTMEVEDRKSLDKCAALWAAAAYVVADLSVNIPKELQP from the exons ATGGCTTGCACTCGGCCATTCGGTGATACGCAACAGATTATTACACGATTCGCGTTAGTTTTAAGCCTGTTGAGCTGTTGGGTGGCTTGGGCTCAAGCCGGGATTGCCgataatcgaatcgatcgattcggtaAGGATAGTAATGGTGTTTGCCAGTTACCTGATGCGTTAGTAGCAGAAATCCGTGGTTATCAACCGATCGTGAACAAGATCGTCGATAAGATCGTGAACGGTGAGTTTGCGGGTCAAACGTGGGATGACCTGGCGGAGCTGGTTGATACCTTCGGCTCTCGGATTGCCGGTAGTGAGCAGCTGGAGAAAGCCATTGATTATGTGGTGGAACGGATGAAGGCCGATGGGCTGGAGAACGTGCACACGGAGAACGCATCCGTACCGCACTGGGTACGGGGGTATGAGAATGCCGAGCTTGTTAAACCGTTCCACAAGGGCCTTCCACTGCTGGGTCTCGGTAGCACCGTTGGAACACCCCGTGGAGGTATCATTGCCGAGGTTCTGGCCGTGGAATCGTTCAAAGAGTTTGAAACCATTCCGCCGGAGCAGGTGAAGGGCAAAATCGTGGTGTTCGCGCCGAAATGGGAGAGCTATGGGCGTACGGTGGTTTACAGAAGCCAAGCTGCCTCCGTTGCGGCGCGAAAGGGAGCCGTGGCTGCGTTGGTAAGATCAATAACCCCGTTCTCGATCGGATCGCCGCACActgggcagcagcattatCAAGAGGATGTTAAGAAGATTCCCGTTGCCTGTATCACTGTGGAAGATGCGATGATGCTCCTGCGAAAGTACCGACGTGGCGATAAGATGGAGATTCATCTGGAGATGGCAGACAGACCCATGGAACCGGTAATCTCGAGGAATACGATTGGTGAGCTGTTGGGGACGACCTACACCAACACCTCGGTGGTAGTTGTTTCCGGTCATCTCGACAGCTGGGACGTCGGTGTGGGTGCTATGGACGATGGAGGTGGTGCATTGATATCCTGGAAAGCCATCAGCTTCCTGAAGGCGATGGGATTGCGCCCAAGGCGTACGATTCGAGCTATCCTCTGGACGGGAGAAGAAGAGGGCCTTTACGGTGGAGCCGCGTATAAGGAGGGCCATAAGGcgcaggaagagaaggaatttaatttcttcttcGAATCGGACATCGGAACCTTTGAGCCACGAGGACTGGATTTCGTTGGCAACACTGATGCGGAGTGCATCTTCAGAGAGATCGTCAA GCTAATGTCTCCTCTGAATGCAACCGAGTTCGCTACCCCAACTGACGGAGGGCCGGATATAAGCCACTGGACGACGCGTGGCTTCCCGGGGGCTTCATTGTtgaacaaaaacgaaaaatatttTTG GTTCCATCATTCGGCCGGTGATACGATGGAGGTAGAGGATCGGAAAAGTCTGGATAAATGTGCGGCCCTGtgggcagctgcagcatacGTTGTGGCCGATTTAAGCGTAAACATTCCGAAAGAATTGCAACCGTAg
- the LOC126570140 gene encoding probable cationic amino acid transporter, with product MKFSIPMPGGGTGLALFSKLIRTKDLRKLQEEDPSSSKPKLTKCLTTLDLTSLGVGSCCGTGMYLVAGMVARNIAGPGVVLSFFIAAVASIFSGACYAEFGVRVPHTSGSAYMYSYVSVGEFVAFVIGWNMILEYLIGTSACACALSASFDSLSGGFIGRSIAASVGTIFGRPPDFIAFGITLVMTCILALGASKSVLFNNVLNTVNLASWVFILTAGLFYVDTNTWTEHEGFLPFGWSGVFTGAATCFYAFIGFDIIATTGEEAHNPQKSIPKAIVGSLVIVLIVYVTSSLILTLAVPYDHIDTGSALVQMWTYVGAPKCRALVAIGATAGLSVAMFGSMFPMPRVIYAMAQDGLVFRQLSQLWARTGVPGIATIGSGIAASIVALTVRLEVLVEMMSIGTLLAYTLVSTCVLILRYQPHSTSLVDLLPAQLRTPQPPSTPDPATQQRVKNVMVKKITRGSPDSDDSFGEESPDGFMGRDDQFLVSDRSENKFYGAVHGAQQGSSNTCSIWGCDFIGRKLQQYSYLCPGFFPWIKPGPATHESGMFVTKLVGLMYVCIFLLDLFMAIGLTGAFYSFAYTVLVFSIIAILLVISRQPQNRYALSFLTPGLPFIPTIAITVNIYLIFKLSILTLVRFTVWMTLGLIMYFYYGITHSSLENPSEEFELTVDNNGTAPNLKLNVPSAQQGSNHYRSEPPTAVWDRHGYENRMATNDEGEYQWAQPNNSAAGNNNPYSSWNTNDSWGDRTIYDPPPSHSTNIFQPPPASAATSAAASGTSATKKDGFGMFYNETASYPTWDD from the exons ATGAAGTTTTCCATTCCCATGCCCGGCGGCGGTACCGGACTAGCGCTGTTTTCCAAGCTCATCCGCACGAAAGATCTGCGAAAGCTTCAGGAAGAGgatccgagcagcagcaaacccaaGCTCACG AAATGTCTCACCACGCTCGATCTTACCTCGCTCGGTGTGGGATCATGTTGCGGCACGGGAATGTATCTGGTAGCCGGCATGGTGGCACGCAACATCGCCGGTCCGGGTGTAGTGCTAAGTTTTTTCATCGCCGCCGTAGCTAGCATATTTTCGG GCGCCTGCTATGCTGAGTTCGGAGTTCGAGTGCCACACACCTCCGGATCGGCGTACATGTATTCTTATGTTTCCGTAGGCGAGTTCGTAGCGTTTGTTATAGGATGGAATATGATATTAGAATATCTAATTG GAACGAGTGCATGTGCCTGTGCTCTAAGCGCTAGTTTCGATTCGTTATCAGGTGGCTTCATCGGGCGAAGCATAGCAGCCTCCGTGGGGACCATATTCG GGCGACCACCGGATTTTATCGCGTTTGGCATTACGCTCGTTATGACGTGCATACTGGCGCTCGGGGCCAGCAAGTCGGTGCTGTTTAACAACGTGCTCAACACCGTGAATCTCGCATCGTGGGTATTTATACTAACCGCAGGCTTGTTTTACGTCGACACCAACACCTGGACGGAGCACGAAGGCTTCCTACCGTTCGGCTGGAGCGGG GTATTCACTGGCGCTGCCACGTGTTTCTATGCCTTTATTGGATTCGACATCATAGCAACCACGGGCGAGGAGGCTCACAATCCGCAGAAGAGCATACCGAAGGCAATTGTCGGCTCGCTGGTTATCGTCCTGATAGTGTACGTCACTAGTAGCCTTATTCTAACGCTCGCTG TTCCTTATGATCACATCGACACTGGTTCGGCACTGGTTCAGATGTGGACCTACGTTGGTGCGCCCAAGTGTCGAGCCCTGGTGGCCATCGGTGCGACGGCTGGGCTCAGTGTGGCAATGTTTGGCTCGATGTTCCCGATGCCTCGCGTCATCTACGCGATGGCTCAGGATGGCCTTGTCTTTCGTCAGCTGTCGCAGCTGTGGGCACGTACCGGTGTGCCTGGTATAGCGACGATCGGTAGCGGTATTGCCGCGTCCATCGTTGCTCTCACCGTGCGCCTAGAGGTGCTCGTCGAGATGATGTCCATCGGGACACTGCTGGCTTACACGCTCGTGTCGACCTGTGTGCTTATCCTGCGCTATCAACCGCATAGTACGTCGTTGGTTGATCTTCTACCGGCACAGCTACGCACTCCGCAACCTCCGAGCACCCCCGATCCGGCCACACAGCAGCGTGTCAAGAATGTGATGGTGAAGAAAATCACTCGGGGATCACCGGACTCGGATGACAGCTTTGGCGAGGAAAGCCCCGATGGGTTCATGGGACGCGATGACCAATTCTTGGTGTCCGATCGTTCCGAGAACAAGTTCTATG GTGCAGTACATGGCGCCCAGCAGGGAAGCTCTAATACCTGCTCGATATGGGGCTGTGATTTCATTGGTCGGAAGCTGCAACAGTATTCTTACCTTTGCCCCGGATTCTTCCCCTGGATCAAACCAGGACCAGCAACTCATGAAAGCG GAATGTTCGTAACCAAACTGGTAGGGCTGATGTATGTTTGCATTTTCTTGCTGGATCTCTTCATGGCAATCGGATTGACTGGTGCGTTCTATTCGTTTGCCTACACGGTCCTAGTGTTTAGTATCATTGCCATACTCCTGGTTATCTCACGACAGCCCCAGAATCG ATACGCACTATCGTTCCTTACTCCGGGACTTCCGTTCATtccgacgatcgcgatcacggtcAACATCTATCTAATATTCAAACTAAGCATCCTCACACTGGTGCGGTTCACCGTCTGGATGACGCTAGGGTTGATCATGTACTTTTACTACGGTATCACGCACAGCTCGCTCGAAAATCCAAGCGAAGAGTTCGAACTGACCGTCGACAACAATGGTACGGCCCCGAATTTGAAACTGAATGTTCCTAGCGCCCAGCAAGGCAGTAATCACTACCGATCGGAACCACCGACGGCTGTTTGGGATCGGCATGGCTACGAGAACCGTATGGCCACAAATGATGAAGGCGAGTATCAGTGGGCACAACCTAACAACAGTGCCGCCGGCAACAACAATCCCTACAGCAGTTGGAACACAAACGACTCGTGGGGTGATCGAACCATCtacgatccaccaccatcccactCGACCAACATATTccaaccaccgccagcatcTGCGGCTACATCGGCCGCAGCATCCGGTACGTCTGCTACGAAGAAGGATGGTTTCGGAATGTTCTACAATGAAACCGCCAGCTATCCAACGTGGGACGATTAA